Proteins from a genomic interval of Lentimicrobiaceae bacterium:
- a CDS encoding DUF2892 domain-containing protein gives MKKNIGNTDKTIRLLIALIIFVVLLYSDILASKTGIVLIILAIIIAITALAGYSLIYRIFKINTVKKRRK, from the coding sequence ATGAAAAAAAACATTGGAAATACCGACAAAACCATTCGCTTATTAATTGCTTTAATAATTTTTGTTGTGTTGTTATACAGCGATATTCTTGCTTCTAAAACCGGAATTGTATTAATAATTTTGGCTATAATAATTGCAATAACCGCATTAGCAGGCTACAGCCTGATTTACCGAATTTTTAAAATTAACACGGTAAAAAAGAGAAGGAAATAA
- a CDS encoding transketolase, with protein MTNSELLNYSTQIRRDCLRMIHSAKSGHPGGSLGCADFFTIMYAEILNYDVKNFAINGNNEDVFFLSNGHISPVWYSTLARFGFFPISELSTFRKLESRLQGHPTPSFNLPGIRIASGSLGQGLSVALGMAQNKMLNNDNSVTFCLIGDGEIQEGQIWEAIMYGGAKNVKNIVAVIDYNNKQIDGDVSDVMALESIRDKWTSFHWNVMEMDGHNFDDMRKVLTEAKQQSSNKPVVIIMHTHMGQGVDFMLDNHKWHGTPPNDDEIKIALSQLKETLGDY; from the coding sequence ATGACAAATTCTGAACTTCTAAATTATTCAACACAAATTCGTCGCGATTGTCTACGAATGATACATTCGGCAAAGTCCGGACACCCTGGTGGATCTTTAGGTTGTGCCGATTTTTTTACCATAATGTATGCCGAAATTTTAAATTATGATGTGAAAAATTTTGCTATAAACGGCAACAACGAAGACGTGTTTTTTCTATCAAACGGACACATTTCGCCGGTTTGGTACAGCACCTTAGCCCGTTTTGGATTTTTTCCGATAAGCGAACTTTCAACATTCAGAAAATTAGAATCACGCCTACAAGGACACCCTACTCCGAGCTTCAATTTGCCCGGAATCAGAATTGCTTCAGGCTCATTGGGTCAAGGCTTGTCGGTTGCCTTGGGTATGGCACAAAACAAAATGCTTAACAATGATAATAGCGTTACTTTCTGCCTGATTGGTGATGGCGAAATACAGGAAGGGCAAATATGGGAAGCTATTATGTACGGCGGAGCTAAAAATGTTAAAAATATTGTTGCCGTTATCGACTACAATAACAAGCAAATTGATGGCGATGTTAGTGATGTTATGGCTTTGGAAAGTATTAGAGACAAATGGACTTCGTTTCATTGGAATGTTATGGAAATGGATGGACACAACTTTGACGACATGCGTAAAGTTCTTACCGAAGCAAAACAACAAAGCAGCAACAAACCCGTTGTTATTATAATGCACACTCATATGGGGCAAGGCGTCGACTTTATGCTCGACAACCACAAATGGCACGGCACACCGCCAAATGATGATGAAATTAAGATTGCTCTAAGTCAGTTAAAGGAAACCTTAGGCGATTATTAA
- a CDS encoding YegP family protein, translating to MGKFVISTRKDGEFQFNLLADNGQIILSSEGYKTKQSCMNGVESVRKNAAAERFETKTAKNGKFHFVVKATNGQVVGSSQLYEAEAGMNNGIKSVMKNAPDATIDDQTL from the coding sequence ATGGGAAAATTTGTTATTTCAACAAGAAAAGACGGCGAATTTCAGTTTAATTTATTAGCCGACAACGGTCAAATTATTTTATCGAGCGAAGGTTACAAAACAAAGCAATCGTGCATGAACGGTGTAGAATCGGTTCGTAAAAATGCAGCTGCCGAAAGATTTGAGACAAAAACTGCAAAAAACGGCAAGTTTCATTTTGTTGTGAAAGCCACAAACGGACAAGTAGTAGGTTCGAGCCAGTTGTACGAAGCTGAAGCCGGTATGAATAACGGTATTAAATCTGTTATGAAAAATGCACCCGATGCTACTATAGACGACCAAACTTTGTAA
- a CDS encoding VWA domain-containing protein, with protein MLKKTIKYSVAVVLFLTLFSTNTHSQTVENIEKTKPVTRILFIFDASQSMLGRWQSDSKFNIARKLMYELLDSIKGVPNTQIALRLYGHQYQFPPQVCNDTKLEVPFGNNNIERIKQKLQSSKARGTTPLSFAMEQAVKDFADDENSRNIIILITDGIEECNGDPCAVSAMLQKNGIALKPFIIGIGNDFNEAFDCVGTYFDATKEEDFKKALNVIISQTLNSTTAQVNLLDINEKPTETNVGITFYDQVSGRIVYNFIHTFNNRGLPDTIVIDPLITYRVVAHTTPPVQIENVTITPGKHNIIALDTPQGKLKLKMNTSNLYTQNLNYAISHTNDCKPLLINNFEREHNFIVGDYDIEIFTLPKIEIKDINIAQSSTTTIEIPEPGILVLRKNYQGSGIIQSYSNDVLTNIYTLKNSLTLETLYMQPGKYRVIFRPQNSKSTIYNVEKVFTISSGKTTDIQLY; from the coding sequence ATGTTAAAAAAAACAATTAAATACTCTGTAGCTGTTGTTTTGTTTCTGACTTTATTTTCAACAAATACACATAGTCAAACTGTTGAAAATATTGAAAAAACGAAACCTGTAACACGTATTTTGTTTATTTTCGATGCTTCGCAGAGTATGCTTGGTAGATGGCAAAGCGATTCGAAATTCAATATTGCCCGAAAACTGATGTACGAACTTTTAGATAGCATTAAAGGCGTACCAAATACACAAATAGCGCTACGTTTGTACGGACATCAGTATCAGTTTCCACCGCAGGTTTGTAACGACACTAAATTGGAAGTTCCTTTCGGCAATAATAATATTGAAAGAATTAAACAGAAATTACAAAGCTCAAAAGCAAGGGGTACAACTCCCCTATCATTCGCTATGGAACAAGCTGTTAAAGACTTTGCCGATGATGAAAACTCTAGAAATATTATAATCTTAATAACAGATGGAATAGAAGAATGTAACGGCGACCCATGTGCAGTTTCGGCTATGTTGCAGAAAAACGGAATCGCTCTTAAACCTTTTATTATCGGGATAGGCAACGATTTTAACGAAGCTTTCGACTGTGTAGGAACTTACTTTGATGCAACTAAGGAAGAAGATTTCAAAAAAGCCCTTAATGTGATTATTTCTCAAACGTTAAACTCAACCACGGCGCAAGTAAACCTTTTGGATATAAACGAAAAACCTACCGAAACAAATGTAGGTATTACGTTTTACGACCAAGTTTCGGGAAGAATTGTTTACAATTTTATACATACTTTCAACAATAGGGGTTTACCCGACACTATTGTAATCGACCCTTTGATAACATACAGGGTTGTTGCACACACAACTCCACCGGTACAAATCGAAAACGTTACAATTACTCCCGGAAAACATAATATTATTGCCTTAGATACGCCACAGGGTAAGCTGAAACTGAAGATGAACACTTCTAACCTTTACACCCAAAATCTGAATTATGCAATTTCACACACAAATGATTGTAAGCCTTTATTGATAAACAATTTTGAACGCGAACACAACTTTATTGTTGGCGATTACGATATTGAAATTTTCACCTTACCAAAAATAGAAATTAAAGATATAAACATTGCACAAAGTAGCACAACAACTATTGAAATTCCGGAACCCGGAATATTAGTCTTGCGAAAAAATTATCAAGGTTCGGGTATTATACAAAGCTACAGCAACGATGTACTAACAAACATTTACACGCTTAAAAACTCTTTAACATTAGAAACGCTTTACATGCAGCCGGGCAAATACAGGGTAATTTTTCGTCCGCAAAATTCAAAATCGACAATTTATAATGTGGAAAAAGTTTTTACAATATCATCGGGAAAAACAACAGACATACAATTATACTAA
- a CDS encoding NfeD family protein produces MTKQLIKNTILILLLIGGIANISIARTSDTTLIYTYTIDNEISKAAVRRTQKALKEANEIKADVILLRLNTYGGQLVAADSIRTAILNSKIPFWVFIDNNAASAGALISIAADSIFMRQGANMGAATVVDQKGDKVPDKYQSYMRSLMRSTAEAKGRNPDIAQAMVDEDVEVKGVSEKGKILTLTADEALKVKYCDAITENMDEILEFAKTEQHKIVHQEIKAMDSVIEFLTNSIVSGILIMMIIGGIYLEFQSPGAIFPIVIAAVGALLYFAPLYIEGLAANWEIVIFVIGVILLAIEIFAFPGFGVFGISGITLMVAGLAFAMIDNFYFKFPVNASIQIFKAFAIVIIASFTSIIFSFFIAKKLFGGKTIFGTLSLSEEQNKDFGYYSAPKNTETQIGKTGVAYTDLRPSGKIKVGNEIIDATAMVGYIEKNEQVKIVSYSHAQYMVTKVKTNNNTETDSENL; encoded by the coding sequence ATGACAAAACAGCTAATAAAAAACACTATCTTAATACTATTGCTAATCGGCGGAATAGCAAATATTTCGATAGCTCGAACATCGGACACTACGCTGATTTACACGTACACAATCGACAATGAAATATCAAAGGCAGCCGTCAGACGAACTCAAAAAGCCTTAAAGGAAGCCAATGAGATTAAAGCCGATGTTATTTTATTACGACTTAACACCTACGGTGGTCAGTTAGTTGCAGCCGACAGCATCAGAACTGCGATACTTAATTCAAAAATTCCTTTTTGGGTTTTTATCGACAATAACGCTGCATCGGCGGGAGCATTGATATCAATAGCTGCCGATAGTATTTTTATGCGACAAGGAGCTAACATGGGAGCAGCAACCGTAGTCGACCAAAAAGGCGATAAAGTTCCCGATAAGTACCAATCGTACATGCGTTCGTTGATGAGAAGTACAGCCGAAGCCAAAGGCAGAAACCCTGATATAGCTCAAGCTATGGTCGATGAAGATGTTGAAGTTAAAGGTGTTTCGGAAAAAGGTAAAATTCTTACCCTAACTGCTGACGAAGCTCTTAAAGTTAAATATTGCGACGCCATAACCGAAAACATGGACGAAATTTTAGAATTTGCCAAAACTGAACAGCATAAAATAGTCCACCAGGAAATTAAGGCAATGGACTCGGTGATAGAATTTCTGACAAACAGTATAGTTTCCGGAATACTTATCATGATGATAATAGGCGGAATATATTTAGAATTCCAATCGCCTGGAGCTATATTTCCTATAGTAATTGCCGCTGTTGGTGCGTTATTGTACTTTGCACCTTTATACATTGAAGGTTTGGCAGCCAATTGGGAAATTGTAATTTTCGTCATAGGAGTGATTTTGCTGGCGATAGAAATATTTGCTTTCCCAGGTTTTGGAGTTTTCGGCATATCGGGTATTACACTTATGGTTGCAGGCTTAGCTTTTGCTATGATTGACAATTTTTATTTCAAATTTCCGGTAAATGCTTCCATACAAATATTTAAAGCGTTTGCTATTGTAATTATTGCGTCGTTTACTTCTATTATTTTTTCGTTTTTTATTGCTAAAAAATTATTTGGTGGCAAAACAATTTTCGGAACATTATCGCTTAGCGAAGAACAAAACAAAGACTTTGGCTACTATTCGGCTCCCAAAAACACCGAAACGCAAATAGGCAAAACAGGTGTTGCCTACACAGACCTACGTCCGTCAGGAAAAATCAAAGTTGGTAATGAAATTATCGATGCAACTGCAATGGTAGGTTATATCGAAAAAAACGAACAGGTCAAAATTGTGAGCTACTCGCACGCACAGTATATGGTAACAAAGGTAAAAACAAACAATAACACCGAAACCGATTCGGAAAATTTGTAA
- a CDS encoding tetratricopeptide repeat-containing sensor histidine kinase, which translates to MRLNKSFVYVLTLILLILKSSFSFASEDPFIHVSDSLLQVLEKTTDAEKKLSAYYELGKLYELNNLSREAVDIYEKALNFVDADGKFEEELPKLCFLLGTAYLEIGYNNKSLPILYRGFNIAEKYNQKEISARILISIGVLYYYLDDIEQALYYYNQALKYVDEMDNDLGKSIVLNNIANIYQVKGDASSAINYYTKALDIQKTVKDTSSICNIMVNMASVYIATGKFDKAEELLTEADNLAAIIGDKEQLAMVFVNKGLMHSAIDNYYIAQSMFDKALAIASENDMKNVELEILKTMESFYGKYKRYENAYNTLKKISAIEIETKTKELNIDRSRYDAIYKNSDKRKQIAEQQQRLRTTRTVLILVICFIILFIVFNIILLRMLSERKKYINKLENLNITKDKLFSIISHDLRTPALAQKIAVNNVIEYYNDLDDESRLNYLKLIYEGSENQIDLLENMLSWAKIQTGKIKFNPINFDLYEVVKEVMSLYAGYSSNKKITIETNLSESLYVFADRVMISTVIRNLVNNSLKFSYPDSVVRVNVDVFDEKVVVNVVDYGKGMSENQVENIFSLKGGTRSEGTGGEKGSGIGLTVCKEMIEEHNSDLVINSKLGEGTVVSFELKR; encoded by the coding sequence ATGAGACTTAATAAAAGTTTTGTTTATGTTCTGACGTTGATATTATTAATATTAAAGTCGTCATTTTCATTTGCATCGGAAGATCCATTTATCCATGTATCGGATTCGTTATTACAGGTTTTAGAAAAGACTACAGACGCAGAAAAAAAGTTATCTGCTTATTACGAATTGGGCAAGTTGTACGAATTGAACAACCTATCAAGAGAGGCAGTTGATATATACGAAAAAGCTTTAAACTTTGTTGATGCTGATGGTAAGTTTGAGGAGGAACTTCCCAAACTTTGTTTTTTGTTAGGAACGGCATATTTGGAGATTGGTTATAACAATAAGTCGTTACCTATTTTGTACAGAGGTTTCAATATAGCCGAAAAATATAATCAGAAAGAAATATCGGCAAGAATACTAATAAGTATAGGAGTATTATATTATTATTTAGACGATATAGAACAGGCTTTATATTACTATAATCAGGCTTTAAAGTATGTTGATGAAATGGATAACGATCTTGGCAAATCTATAGTGTTAAACAATATAGCAAATATTTATCAAGTTAAAGGAGATGCGAGTTCGGCAATAAATTACTATACAAAAGCTTTGGATATACAAAAGACTGTAAAAGATACATCTTCGATTTGTAATATCATGGTAAACATGGCATCAGTCTACATTGCGACTGGCAAATTTGATAAGGCTGAAGAGCTTCTTACTGAGGCAGATAACTTAGCTGCCATTATAGGCGATAAAGAACAATTAGCAATGGTATTTGTCAATAAAGGACTAATGCATAGTGCTATCGATAATTACTATATCGCTCAAAGTATGTTTGATAAGGCATTGGCAATAGCTTCCGAAAACGACATGAAAAATGTAGAATTGGAAATATTGAAAACAATGGAAAGTTTTTATGGCAAATACAAAAGATACGAAAATGCGTATAATACACTAAAAAAAATATCGGCTATTGAAATTGAAACCAAAACAAAAGAACTTAACATTGACCGCAGTCGATACGACGCTATATATAAAAACTCCGACAAAAGAAAACAAATTGCCGAACAACAACAAAGATTGAGAACAACTAGAACCGTACTTATACTTGTTATTTGTTTTATTATTCTGTTTATTGTGTTTAATATAATTCTGCTTCGAATGTTGTCGGAAAGAAAAAAATATATCAATAAATTGGAAAATTTAAATATAACTAAAGATAAACTGTTTTCTATAATTTCGCACGATTTGCGTACACCTGCTTTGGCACAGAAAATAGCAGTAAACAACGTTATTGAATACTATAATGATTTAGACGACGAGTCGCGTTTGAATTATTTAAAACTCATATATGAAGGCTCTGAAAACCAAATAGATTTGCTTGAAAATATGCTTAGTTGGGCAAAAATTCAAACAGGTAAAATTAAGTTTAATCCGATAAATTTCGACTTGTACGAGGTTGTTAAAGAAGTTATGTCTTTGTATGCAGGATATTCGAGTAATAAAAAAATTACTATCGAAACTAACCTCAGCGAAAGCTTATACGTGTTTGCCGATAGAGTAATGATTTCAACAGTTATTAGGAATTTGGTCAACAATTCATTAAAATTTTCTTATCCCGATTCTGTTGTTAGAGTTAATGTTGATGTTTTTGACGAAAAAGTAGTTGTCAATGTTGTTGACTACGGGAAAGGCATGTCGGAAAATCAAGTGGAAAACATTTTTAGTCTGAAAGGAGGAACAAGAAGCGAAGGAACCGGTGGAGAAAAAGGTAGTGGAATAGGATTGACTGTTTGTAAAGAAATGATTGAAGAGCATAATTCCGATCTTGTAATAAACAGTAAATTGGGGGAGGGTACTGTAGTATCGTTTGAGCTAAAAAGGTAA
- a CDS encoding response regulator transcription factor encodes MDTCKPNILVVDDHALFRFGLVAMIKSNYKNAVIHETENGLSTYNFIENNPLPDLIFLDIMLPDTNGVEIAKTLKADYPDLKIIILSSEVNAKFVEELLEIDVEGYINKTAPTKTVIDAMEAVCNGEKFYGKSVSEIIYQIYLAKSGNKKSENILDTLTARELEIIELMSDGLSSKAIGEKLCISHRTVEGHKDKLMKKLNLNSIAEVVKFAIKNKIIEL; translated from the coding sequence ATGGATACTTGTAAACCAAATATACTAGTTGTCGACGACCACGCTCTGTTTAGGTTTGGATTGGTTGCCATGATAAAAAGCAACTACAAAAATGCAGTTATTCACGAAACAGAAAACGGTTTAAGCACCTATAATTTTATAGAAAACAATCCCTTACCCGATCTGATTTTTTTGGATATAATGCTGCCGGATACAAACGGTGTTGAAATAGCTAAGACATTAAAAGCAGATTATCCGGATTTGAAAATAATAATACTTTCTTCGGAAGTTAATGCAAAATTTGTTGAAGAACTTTTAGAAATAGATGTCGAAGGGTATATTAACAAAACCGCACCTACAAAAACCGTAATTGATGCAATGGAAGCGGTTTGTAACGGCGAAAAATTTTACGGAAAAAGCGTTTCGGAAATAATATACCAAATATATTTGGCAAAATCGGGTAACAAAAAATCGGAAAATATTTTAGATACGCTTACCGCTCGCGAACTTGAAATAATAGAACTGATGAGCGACGGTTTGAGCTCTAAGGCAATAGGCGAGAAGTTGTGTATAAGTCATAGAACTGTTGAAGGGCACAAAGACAAACTTATGAAAAAGCTAAACCTTAATAGCATTGCTGAAGTAGTTAAGTTTGCTATCAAAAATAAAATAATTGAGCTGTGA
- a CDS encoding phosphoribosylformylglycinamidine cyclo-ligase, with translation METNKYDLRGVSSSKTDVHNAIKNIDKGLYENAFCKIVPDYLGNDPEYCNIMHADGAGTKSSLAYIYWKENNDLSVWKGIAQDAVVMNIDDLLCVGVTDNILLSSTIGRNKYLIPGEVISEIINGTEEFLEKLRSLGINIYSTGGETADVGDLVRTVIVDSTVTARVKRNQIIENNIQHGDIIVGLASFGQANYEDEYNGGMGSNGLTSARHDVLSNYYAKKYPESYDNSIAENLVYCGSKLINDSTSIDGVNVGKMILSPTRTYTPVMKAIFAENFSDINGIIHCTGGAQTKVLKFVENIHVVKDNLFEIPPLFELIRQESGTPLYEMFKVFNMGHRMEIYTHSLVAANNIISIAKQFNIDAKIIGYCETNKDEGNKLSIRYDDEEFIYK, from the coding sequence ATGGAAACCAATAAATATGACTTACGCGGTGTTTCATCAAGCAAAACTGATGTTCATAATGCAATAAAAAATATAGATAAGGGACTTTACGAAAATGCCTTCTGCAAAATTGTCCCCGACTATTTGGGCAACGACCCCGAATATTGCAACATTATGCACGCCGACGGAGCCGGAACCAAATCGAGTTTGGCTTATATTTATTGGAAAGAAAACAACGATTTGTCGGTGTGGAAAGGCATTGCTCAAGATGCAGTTGTTATGAACATCGACGACCTTTTATGCGTAGGCGTTACCGATAATATATTGCTTTCGTCAACCATAGGCAGAAACAAATATCTTATCCCGGGCGAAGTTATTTCCGAAATAATAAACGGAACCGAAGAATTTTTAGAAAAATTGAGAAGTCTGGGAATAAATATTTATTCAACCGGTGGCGAAACAGCCGATGTCGGCGACCTTGTCAGAACTGTAATAGTTGATAGTACCGTTACGGCACGCGTAAAACGAAATCAAATTATTGAAAACAACATACAACACGGCGATATTATTGTCGGTCTTGCATCTTTCGGTCAGGCTAATTACGAAGACGAATACAACGGAGGCATGGGTAGCAACGGACTGACTTCTGCTCGCCACGACGTGCTTAGCAATTATTACGCAAAAAAATATCCCGAAAGTTACGATAATAGCATAGCCGAAAATTTGGTTTACTGCGGTTCAAAACTTATAAACGACAGCACAAGCATTGACGGCGTTAATGTTGGTAAAATGATACTTTCGCCAACCAGAACCTACACTCCTGTTATGAAAGCGATTTTTGCCGAAAACTTCTCCGACATCAATGGAATAATACATTGCACCGGTGGAGCTCAAACTAAGGTTTTAAAATTTGTCGAAAACATTCACGTTGTTAAGGATAATTTATTCGAAATACCGCCACTTTTTGAGCTAATCAGGCAAGAATCCGGCACTCCGCTTTACGAAATGTTTAAAGTCTTTAACATGGGACACAGAATGGAAATTTATACACATTCGTTGGTTGCTGCCAATAATATTATTTCT
- a CDS encoding OmpA family protein — protein sequence MKIKISVLLITLLIAATSVDAQSRQSRHMRIAEEAFDNMQYNKAAKRYRKAYSKAKIKPEKEYIGFKMAECYRITNNYRRAIPAYKRIIKGNYAKENPQAYLYLAQMLVMNQKYSEAKPFFEKYAEAVPDSPLGHNGIITCDSADVWMDNKSKYNIETIKSINSRYSDFSPTYADKLYNTLIFTSTRDEATGKYTDDWTNENFSDLFITKIDPKGKWSTPVLIDNNEIINTEANEGNPHLNSKFNQLYFTRCTKKDDELQGCKIMVSKRVGKNWSEPIVIDLGGDSSTVFGTPALSPDELVLFFTSDLKNGVGGKDLWYATRKNVNSEFSKPRNMGDVINTPGDEMFPFMRNDSTLYFASNGHPGLGGLDIFVTKFSNGKWTKPVNVKAPINSNYDDFAIIFHPELDQGFFCSNRKGGRGGDDIYFFDNPPVVYTLSGIVKDDNSLQFVPNAIIKLIGSDGTTVQAKTDAKGFYSFSKSQIKPNTTYDLVCEKPNYFNKKAKETTVDVEVDTDFVINFNLEPIPDKPIVLPDILYDLAKWDLKPQYQDSLQGLIRTLDENETIIIELASHTDLRGSEESNDILSQKRAESVVNYLIERGIDPDRLVAKGYGERVPRTLSEDRIYNDFTFKAGTKLTEEFINSLESKELQEKAHELNRRTEFRILSKDFVPKKQNKDISSFSKAVSIELNPEVKNIQFTENPDHSISFTGIVNGKTLKITLNDEFDVAQISLDAVLMLLRSGAIGKYDFEGDPEKIIGENTVANKAILYIAEINLGDNSAFEIETEVNHKLNYELVINRKILRKFGAFNINYEKNQIIFQ from the coding sequence ATGAAGATAAAAATAAGTGTTTTACTAATAACATTATTGATAGCAGCTACAAGCGTCGATGCACAGTCGAGACAAAGCAGACATATGCGAATAGCCGAAGAAGCGTTCGACAACATGCAGTACAATAAAGCTGCAAAACGTTATCGAAAAGCATATTCTAAAGCCAAAATAAAACCTGAAAAGGAATACATTGGCTTTAAAATGGCTGAATGCTACCGCATTACAAATAATTATCGCCGAGCAATACCTGCGTACAAACGCATAATTAAAGGCAACTATGCCAAAGAAAACCCGCAGGCATATTTGTACTTGGCTCAAATGCTTGTGATGAATCAAAAATACAGCGAAGCGAAACCTTTTTTCGAAAAATATGCAGAAGCCGTCCCCGATAGTCCGTTAGGTCATAACGGCATTATAACATGCGATTCGGCTGATGTTTGGATGGATAACAAATCGAAATACAATATTGAAACCATAAAAAGCATCAACTCACGCTATTCCGACTTCTCGCCTACGTACGCCGACAAACTGTACAACACTCTAATTTTTACTTCTACAAGAGACGAAGCTACCGGAAAATACACCGACGATTGGACAAACGAAAACTTTTCGGACTTGTTTATTACAAAAATAGACCCAAAAGGAAAGTGGTCGACGCCGGTTTTAATCGACAACAACGAAATTATCAACACCGAAGCTAACGAAGGAAACCCGCATTTGAACTCAAAGTTTAATCAGCTGTATTTTACCAGATGCACCAAAAAAGACGACGAGTTGCAAGGCTGTAAAATTATGGTGAGCAAGCGAGTTGGAAAAAATTGGTCGGAGCCTATTGTTATTGACTTAGGTGGCGATAGTTCCACCGTGTTCGGCACTCCTGCTCTTTCGCCCGACGAATTGGTGTTGTTTTTCACTTCCGATTTGAAAAACGGCGTTGGTGGAAAAGACCTTTGGTACGCTACCAGAAAAAATGTGAACTCCGAATTTTCTAAACCACGAAATATGGGAGATGTTATTAATACTCCCGGAGATGAAATGTTTCCATTTATGAGAAACGACAGTACTTTATATTTCGCATCAAACGGGCATCCCGGACTTGGTGGCTTGGATATTTTCGTAACAAAATTTTCAAACGGGAAATGGACTAAACCAGTTAATGTCAAAGCTCCTATAAACTCCAACTACGACGACTTTGCAATTATTTTCCATCCCGAATTAGACCAAGGTTTCTTTTGCTCAAATAGAAAAGGCGGTAGAGGTGGAGATGATATCTACTTCTTTGATAATCCGCCGGTCGTTTATACCCTGTCGGGAATAGTTAAAGACGATAATTCATTGCAATTTGTTCCTAACGCCATTATCAAGCTGATTGGTAGCGACGGAACAACTGTTCAGGCTAAAACTGACGCAAAAGGTTTTTATAGTTTCAGTAAATCACAAATTAAACCAAACACCACATACGATTTGGTTTGTGAAAAGCCTAACTACTTCAACAAGAAAGCCAAAGAAACTACTGTCGATGTTGAAGTTGACACCGACTTTGTAATTAATTTCAATTTGGAACCAATACCCGACAAACCTATTGTGTTACCGGATATTTTGTACGATTTGGCTAAGTGGGATTTAAAACCGCAATATCAAGACTCGTTACAAGGATTAATTAGAACCTTAGACGAAAACGAAACAATTATAATCGAATTGGCTTCGCACACCGACTTGCGTGGTTCCGAAGAAAGCAACGATATTTTATCGCAAAAACGTGCCGAATCGGTTGTAAATTATTTGATAGAAAGAGGTATAGACCCAGATAGACTCGTTGCTAAAGGCTACGGCGAAAGAGTGCCACGAACACTAAGCGAAGACCGTATATACAACGATTTTACCTTTAAAGCCGGAACCAAACTTACCGAAGAATTTATCAACTCGTTGGAAAGCAAAGAATTGCAGGAAAAAGCTCACGAACTTAACCGTCGTACCGAGTTTAGAATTCTTAGCAAAGATTTTGTTCCCAAAAAACAAAACAAAGACATCTCCAGCTTCTCTAAAGCTGTAAGTATAGAGCTTAATCCGGAAGTTAAAAATATTCAGTTTACTGAAAATCCAGACCACAGCATTAGCTTTACAGGTATTGTGAACGGTAAAACTCTTAAAATAACTCTCAACGATGAGTTTGACGTGGCTCAAATATCGTTAGATGCCGTGCTAATGTTATTGAGGTCGGGTGCAATTGGTAAATACGATTTTGAAGGAGACCCGGAAAAAATTATCGGCGAAAATACCGTTGCAAACAAAGCTATACTGTACATTGCCGAAATTAATTTAGGCGACAACTCTGCTTTTGAAATCGAAACGGAAGTAAACCATAAGCTTAATTACGAGTTGGTGATTAATAGAAAGATACTCCGCAAGTTCGGTGCTTTCAATATTAATTACGAAAAAAATCAGATTATTTTTCAATAA
- a CDS encoding prolyl-tRNA synthetase associated domain-containing protein, translated as MRGNPKLYEILENLNIKYGYMEHPEAPTIEIARQYWENDKAVHCKNIFFRNHKGNKHYLVIIEHQQRLDITDLEKRLKQGKLTFASEKRLDKYLGVKPGSVTPYGLINDTEKHVVVFIDENLANVERISFHPCVNTASISTSWSDFIKFLNHCGNTYHLLKLYD; from the coding sequence ATGAGAGGAAATCCAAAACTTTACGAAATATTAGAAAATCTGAATATAAAATACGGCTACATGGAGCATCCCGAAGCTCCAACCATTGAAATAGCCAGACAATATTGGGAAAATGACAAAGCCGTTCATTGCAAAAATATTTTTTTCAGAAATCACAAAGGTAACAAGCACTATCTTGTAATAATCGAACATCAGCAAAGACTTGATATTACCGATTTGGAAAAACGTTTAAAACAAGGTAAACTCACGTTTGCTTCAGAAAAAAGATTGGACAAATACTTAGGCGTAAAACCCGGTTCGGTTACTCCGTACGGCTTAATAAACGACACCGAAAAGCACGTCGTAGTTTTCATCGACGAAAATCTTGCCAATGTCGAAAGAATAAGTTTTCACCCATGCGTAAACACTGCATCGATAAGTACAAGTTGGAGCGATTTTATAAAATTTTTGAACCACTGCGGCAATACTTATCATTTATTAAAACTATACGATTAG